Sequence from the Rhodococcus pseudokoreensis genome:
GCCCGCTACTTCTACCGCCATGAGCCGCCCAAGGTCGCACCGCAACTCGATCTGCTGGCAAGCCTGGACCGCACCACCCTCGACATGAACCCTAGCTGGTTCTAAACCCCAGGAGACATTGCGCATGAGTGTGCTCGACAAATTCCGTCTCGTCGGCCGCGTCGCCATGGTCACCGGCACGACGCGTCGACAAGCTGCACGACACCGCCGAGATGGTTCGCGGTGTCGGCCGTCGAGCGCTCCCGGTGGCAACGGACGTCGCCGACCCGGACCAGTGCCAGACCATGGTGGATGCGGCGATGGCCGAGTTCGGCCGCGTCGATGTCCTCGTCAACAACGCCGGAATCGCGACCGCATCGCCTGCCACCCGCGAAACCCCGGATCAGTTCCGTTCGGTCATCGACATCAACCTGGCCGGCTCGTACTGGGCCGCCCAGGCATGCGGGAGGGTGATGCAACCCGGCAGCTCCATCATCAACATATCCAGCATCCTCGGACTCACGACTGCCGGTCTGCCCCAGGCCGCATACAGTGCCAGCAAAGCCGGCATCGTGAGATTGACCCGACATCTCGCCCAACAGCGGGGTTCGCGCAAGGGAATTCGCGTCAACGCGATCGCACCGGGCTTCTTCGCCTCCGAAATGACCGACCAGTATCACGACGGCTACCTCGACGGCCTGGCCTCACGGATGGTTCTCGGCCGGACCGGTGACCCGGAGGAACTCGCCGCGACGCTGGTGTGGCTGGCCTCGGATGCCGCCGGTTACGTCACCGGACAGACTCTCGCGGTCGACGGCGGCGTCACCATCACCTGATCAACGGCGTCCGCCAGATCCCACTGCCATCCGCCGACCACTCCACGAGCAGGTAACCATGCCCACTACCATCGACGACGTCGACGCCCTCCCGGACTTCTCGGACAGCAACTCGAAAGCAGCGGCTGGTTCGACGTCACGCAAGACCGGGTGAGTGGCTTCGCCGACGCCACAGACGACCATCAATGGATCCACGTGGACGTCGAGCGCGCCAACGCCGAAAGCCCCTTCGGCGGGCCCATCGCCCACGGCTACCTCACGCTGTCATTGCTTTCCGCTATGGTCCTGCAGGTCCTCAACGTTCGGCAGACGTCGATGGCCGTGAACTACGGCTTGAACAACGTCAGGTTTCCGGCACCGGTTCCTGTCGGATCCAAGGTCCGCCTGAGCGCGGAGCTGATTACCGTCGAAGACATCGGCGGTGGCATCCAGATCGTTTCCGAGCAACAGTGCACTGTTCCGCGGTGGACAAGCCGGTGTGCGTAGCCGAACCCGTGTACCGGTTCTACCGCTAGCCGCGACGGGCCTTGTCGATCCGCAGCAGTTGGTGGGCGGAGAAGTCCGAGACGTACAGTTGGCCATCGGGGCCGATCGGCGGGGATTCTGCAAAATGCAGTCCGGTCAGTGTGGTGTGGGTGTCGCTCATTGTTCTGCGGTGGCCGGCGCTGCCAACCATCCATCTCCTATCTTTCGCGGGTTGTCGAGGACCTGAGTGTTCACGTTGCCTTACCGTCGTAATGGCGGGCTGGGCGACAGGCGTCGTCTGGCGAAGTTGGGGCGTCGCAGATCGGTGAGGCAAGTGCAGCCCATCGCATGACAACGCACGTTTGTGCAAGTGCGGCAAAAGGTGTCCGGATGTGTCTCGGCGACCATCGTCCGGTGAGAACCCTGAGAGCTGCGATCAGGGCGTGGGCGATGAGCATCGGCACGAGAGCGTCCTCCGATAATGGGTCGATGTCTGGTGGGTCAGGCTTGGCGTTGGGTGGTATCGGTGCACCTGCTGGTCTTGCTGGGTGGGTGACCAGATCGCCCCGCCGAATCGGTGGCAGCACTCGCGTCCGCAGTGAACGGCCGCAAGGCCACCGCCGGTCCGGTTGGTGTCAGCGCCTGTGTCCCCGGCTGGGGAATCGCGGGGCTTCACGTTTGGCGAACGCCGCCAGGCCGGCGCGGGCATCGGCGGAATCGAAAGCCTGTTGCCCATATAATGCCTCGGCGTGAAAGGCTGCCTCGAGTGGCATGTCACCGAGTTGGAGGACGGAGCGTTTGACCACCTCGAGCGCATTGCCGGACAGGGTCGCGAGACGGTCCGCCCACCGCATCGCGGCATCGAGGACCTCGTCGGGCTCGACCACCAGGTTGACCAGACCCATGCGATGCGCTGTTGCGGCATCGACGCGGTCGCCGAGCAGCAGCAGTTCCATGGCATGCGCGTACCCGATCTGCCGGGTCAAGCGGGCCAGGGTCCCGCCTGCGGGCACCACACCGATTCCCACTTCGGGCAGCGCGAATTGTGCAGTCCGGGAGGCCACCCGTAGGTCGGTCGAGAGCATGATCTCGAATCCGCCGCCGAGTGCGAGTCCGTTGATTGCGCAGATCACCGGTTTGAACAATCGGGTGTGTTTTTGATGCGCGCCATCCCAGTGCGAGATGTCGAAGTGGCCCTCCGCGAGCGCGGGAATCGACTCCGACAGATCGGCACCAACACAGAAGGCCCGGTCACCGGCGCCGGTGAGCACCACCGTGGCTACCCCGTCGTCGCACCGCGCCGACTCGAACGCCTCGGCCAGCTCGTCGTACATCTTCAATGTCAGTGCGTTGAGTTTGTCCGGGCGGTTGAGCGTGATCAGTGCTGTGGGCCCATGTTTTTCGTAGGTGACCGACATCAGAGCGCTCCTGCAGATCGCAGGTCCTCGATGTGCTCGAGACTGTAACCCGCCAATGCTTGCAGGACCGGGTCGGTGTGTTCGCCCACGCGGTTGGCGCGACGAGCAGGTGTTGCCGGGGTGACGCCGAGCTTGATCGGTTGCCCGAACATCCGAAGTTGTCCGAACTTGTCGTAGTCGACGTCGACGATCATGTCGCGGGCAGCGGTCTGCTCGTCGGCAACGACCTCGTCGATCGTCTTGATCGCCGTCAGCGGCACCTTCTCGCCGGCCATGTCCTCGAGCTCGCCTCGGGTGCGATCGGCGAACCATTTGTGCAGGAGCGGACGGACGCGGCGCTCGTAGGTGTCGCGGTCGAAACGCTTGGCCATGGTGTTGATGTCCGGATCCGTCGCGGCCTCGGGTTCATTGAACATCTCGCACGTAATTGTCCAGAACTTGTCGGTGTATCCGCCGAAGAACACGTCACCGTCCTTGCAAGGGAACAGCTCGTACGGCCGGACGAACGGATGCTCGTTGCCGAGACGACCGGCGACCTCTCCCGCGACGGTGTAGTTGACGACGGCGGTTTCGGTCATCGCTACAACGCTGTCGACCTGTGCGACGTCCACCATCTGCCCGACACCGTGCCGTTCGGCGTGCCGCAGGGCGGCGAGTGTTCCGATGACGCCGAACATGGTCGCCGACAGATCTCCGATGATGGTGCCGACCCGCGATGCGGGACGGTCTGGTTCACCGTTCATCGACCACAACCCGCCAGCGGCCTGGGCGGTGTTGTCGTAGGCGGGCCGGCGACTGAGGGGGCCAGTTTGTCCGTAGCCGGAGATAGCGGTGTAGACCAGTCGGGGATTGACCTCCCGCAGGACCGAATAGCCGAGACCGAGCTTGTCCATCGTTCCGGGGCGGAAGTTCTCCACCAGGATGTCCGCTTTGGCCACGAGATCCTTGAGGACCTGCTTGCCCTCCGGGACTGCCAGGTCGACGGTGATCCCGAGCTTGCCACGGTTGTACTGAGCGTAGAAGGCGCTGATCTCCTCGTCCTCGTGGCGCAGGAAGGGTGGGAAGGTGCGGGTGTAGTCCGGGTCGCGTGGGTTCTCGACCTTGATCACGGTGGCTCCCAGATCCGCCAACATCTGCGAGCAGTACGGTCCGGCAACCACTCTGGAGACGTCGAGGACCACCACGCCGGAAAGTGCGCCGTTTCCCGCCTCGTCGGTGAGCAAGGCATCGGGTGTGCTCATGATCAGTCTCCGTTCTTCGGCTGCGTGACGCCTTCGACCTTGATCCGGGCGTCGAGTTGGGTGCCACAGTGGGGGCAGTAGAGCTCCTCGAGGTGCACGGTGCCGATTTCGTTCTTGCGGTGGCGGATACGGACTCCGAGGGCTTCCATGGATTCGGCGGCGATGGAGGTGCGGGCATGGCACTCGTCGCGCCACGATTCCTCGGATCCGAGGTTGCCGTTGCATGAGGGGCATTCCCAGAAACTTCCGTTTCGCGCCGGAGAGACGGGACCGGACACCAGGTCGTCGCTGACGCTGCGGGACGGTGTGGCGCCGATTCGTGCAGCACGCATCTGGGCGCGTCTCGTCGACGTTGCCGTCTCGTCGACGTTGCCGTCGGTATCGAGGCTGACGCCGTAGACGTCTTGTGCCGCGGCAGCGGTGATGTACCGATCGCGCACATCCTGTGCCACGGTGGCGGCCGAGCGCAGGAGTGGGTCGCCGTATCCGCCGCCGCCGGCGCACCACTGCACGAACACATCGCCCTGATGGACGGTTAGACCTGTGTGGTTGATGTCGAGGAGTTGCTGTTCGCCGGCGACGAGGTTGGCGTCGGTGGGCACCATCCCCTCGTCGATGAGCGAGTTGGCGTTGGTACTGCGCCAGATCTCGTGTCCGCTACCGCCGCCGGGCAGGCCGCCACCGAAGCCGTCGGCCGGGACCTGGGCAGTCGGTGAGAACACGGTCTGCACGACCTCGTTGGCGCCGCGCAGGGTCCATGCGAATTCGGCGCCGAGACCACCGCGGGTGCGGCCGTGTCCACCGCTGGACAGCGACAGTCTCTTCCACAGGTAATGCACCGGGTAGAGCATTTCGTTCATCTCAACGTCGGGGAGCATGTTGTTGACCTGGGTCATCATGCCTGCACAGTCGAGGCCGTCCGACTCCGGTTGGGCGCCGGCACCTACCGCGCCGCCGTCCATGTTGAATAGCACCGTGTAGTGACCGTCGTCGGTGTTGCCCGCCGAGATGCCTCCGGTCCAGGAGTCGGCCCACACACCCTGGGTGCGGTTGCGGATGATCTCGTCCTCGCTGAGGCGGCAACTTTCGTTGAGCAGTTTGGTTACCACGCGGCTGACGCGGGCGCCGGTCGTGAGGTGCCCGTTGCTGATGGGCGCGGGGGGGACGGGGTCGACGATGCTGCCGCGTCGAGTCTTGACGTCGAAGGCGGCGACGACGCCTTCGTTGAAGGGGACGTTCCAGGCGAGGATCGGCACGATCGCGCTGGCGAGGCTGCCGAGCAGTGCCCCGTACGAGCAGTTGACGAAACCGCCGGTCTGATCGCTGGAATCGCTGAAGTCGAACGTGATCTGGTCGTCGGACTTGGTCATCACGCAGTGCACGCGGTAGAGGTCGTTGTCGTGGCCGTTGTGCTCGGTCCACTCCTCCGCTTCCCACCGCCCGTCGGGCAGCTTGGCGATGCGTTCGCGCATGACCTGTTCGGCCAGCTGGAAGCTGAGTTCGGAGTATTCACGGAAGGTGTCGAGGCCGAACTCGTCGATGGCCTCGAGCATGCGCTGGATGCCGGTGTTGTTGCTGGCCACCAGGCTTCGGACGTCATTCCAGTACAGGACCGGTACCCGGACGTTGTTCAGCAGCAGTCGTTTGGTGGACTCGACCGGGACACCGGCCTCGAACACCTTCACCCCTGGTGGGATGCGGACCGCTTCGCTGTAGCAGTCCAGTGCGGCCGGAGCGAACCCGCCGGGGGTCATGCCGCCGACATCGACCAGATGTGCCTGTGACTGTGCCCAGGCGATCAGCTCACCCTTGTAGAACACCGGGGAGATGACGGTGGTGTCCGGGGGATGGCTGGATCCGGAGGTGTGGGGGTCGTTGCAGATGAAGGCGTCGCCGGGCTGCGGTTGCTCGTCACCGATGGTGGCGACGAGATTTCGGACGGCCACGCCGCCCGAACCGATGTGGAACTGGACGTAGTCGGAGTAGCTGTAGATGCGGCCGTCCGGGGTGAACAGTGCGGTGTTGAAGTCGCCGGCTTCGGTGATCACCGGTGATCCACTCGATCGGATCATCGCGATGCCCATCTCCTCGACGATGGAGTCGAGTCGCATGCGAATCACTTCGAGTGTGACGGGGTCGTACGTGGGCAGTGAGGTGTTCGCGCCAAGTGTCGTAGTCATGTCAGGTGAACTCTTCCTCGTCAATTCGAAGCCAAGCGGATCAGAAGGTGGTCGGCGCCGTTTTCGACGACCGCTCCTTGCGGAATGAAGATGGTGGTGTCGGGTTCCTCGAGAATGCACGGACCGTGGAAAGGTTCGGTCAGCGTGGTGGCGTTGCGGTGCACGTCGACGGTGATCCGCTCGCCGGTCGTGGGGTCGACGATCTCGCGGGAATGCAGGCTGTGCACGCCATCGTTCTTGCTCGCCTGTGCCTCGAGGATCTCGCTGACGCCGATAGCCCGGACGCGGGCGTTCATCAGGACGATCTCCGCCTCCGTCCACGCGGTACCCAGTCCGAATTCGGCTTCGTAGTCTTCGATGAACCGCTGGCGGAGGACATCCTTGTCGCCTTCGGTGAAGGCCTCGGCGGGCAACTTGGTGGTGACTTCGAAGATCTGTCCGGAGAACTTCATGTCGGCTTCGCGGTACAGTTCGCGGCGGTCCTCGGCGATGCCCTCGGCCTCGAACCAGGCCTGTGCGCGGTCTTCGAGAGCGGCGAATGCGCGTTCGAGTTGGGTGGCCGGCATTGCGAAGTCCCACGGTGTGGTCTGCACGATCGAGTAGACGCTGTCGGCGTGCATGAGACCGTAAGCAGAGAAAACAGCCGCGTTGCGCGGAACGATGACCTCATGGACGCCCGCCTCGGCGGCGATGGCCGCCGCGAACAATCCACAGGCGCCACCGAAGGCCACCATCGAGAACTCTCGGGGATCGTGTCCGCGATTGACGGTGATCTTGCGCAACGCGTTCGCCATCTGGGAGACCGTGAGGCGATAGATGCCGTGGGCGGCTTGATCGGTAGTCAGCTGCAGTGGTGCGCCGACCTCCGCATCGATTGCTGCACTCGATCGAGAGGTGTCGAGTTCGACGGTGCCGCCCAGGTAGTAGTCCGGGTTGAGCAGTCCCATCGTCAGCGTTGCGTCGGTGACGGTGGGCTTGACGCCACCGAGTCCGTAGCACGCAGGGCCGGGGGTCGATCCTGCGCTATGTGGGCCCACCCGCAGCAGCTGCCGCTCATCGACCCAGGCGATGGAGCCACCGCCCGCGCCGATCGATTCGATGTCGACCGCGGTCAGGCTGGTGGGCCATTCGCCGACCTGGGCGCGGGGCGAGACCCGGAACTTGCCGTCGACGATGGCTGCCGCATCCAGGCTGGTGCCGCCCATGTCCGCAGTGAGGATCTTGTCGCGGTCCAGCTGTGAGCCGAGCAACCGCGCCCCGGTGACGCCGCCGACCGGTCCGCTGTTGAACATGGCGATCGGAGCCTTGTTGGTCTCTTCGACCGACAGGAACCCGCCGTGGACCTGCATGATCTGGACCCGGCACTGCAGTCCGCGGGCCTCGAGGTCAGCGGCGAGATGACCGAAGTGGGAGCTGACGATGGGCTTGACCGCGGAATCGAGGGTGGTGGTGATCATGCGCTCGTACTCGCGGTACACCGGTGTCAGGTCACTCGACGTCGAATACGGCAGGTCGGGGTGATGCTTGTCGAGGTAGCTGGCCACCGCTTGCTCGTGAATGGGATTGCGGAAGGACCACAGGAAACACACCGCGATGGCTTCGACGCCGGTGGCCAGCAGTTCGTCGACCGCTGCCGCGATGTCGTCTTCCTTGATCGGTGCGACGACCGTGCCCTGCGAATCGACCCGCTCGGCGATCTCGTAGATGTTCGAACGCGGAAGGATGTCGGCCCTCGCATGCAGTTCGTGGGGGTCACGTTCGCTGCCGCGGGCAGACCGGCTGATCCGGAGCGTGTCGCGGAATCCCGCCGTGGTCAGCAGGCCAACCGGAGCGAATTTGTACTCGTCGACCGCGTTGGTGACGATGGTGTTGCCCAGCGCGAACCGGGTGATCTGCGCGTAGAAGTCCGGTTCGGACAGACCCAGGCGCTCCCGCAGGACGGTGAGTGCGTTCAAGATCCCGGTGGTGACATCTCGGGTCGAGAAGGCCTTGCCGCGTACCGTCCGACCGTCGGCGATGGCGACCGCATCGGTGAACGTTCCACCGACATCGATACCGACATGTATCTGCATTGCTACTCCTCGTGCATTGGCAAAAGAAATGTGGATGAGAAGGGGCCCGGGATGCCCTCACCTCCATAGAAGAGGTCCGGCGACTGTGTGCCGCCCATCACATGACTGTGTGTCACCCATCACACTAGGATCAGGTCGACGGCTAGTCGATGTGGTTTCATCCCACAAACCGGTCCGGCAACTGGGGCAATGACACAGGAGTGGCCTTTTCGCGCTATCCGCTATCTTGCAAGAATTCGTGACCACCTCACGAGATGGACGCAGCACCGGTCCCCGAAGCAAAGCGGGGGAGGCGGCGTATGACGGGCCGAAGCTCGAACAGTTCGAGCACGTTCGGCCATGGGAGAATCGCGTGTGATGGACTCTCGGACGAAACCCGGCGCACTGGGCATCCTGGTCGATGCAGTGGTCGGCAATGTAGCCCTCGATTCGCCCGAGATGGGTGCCGTCTTCGAGCGGCTCCGGATTCACGCGCCGGAACGGGCGGCATTCACCGAGAAGGTGCGCCGCCACCAAGGTGAGCTCACCCGCCTACAGCGGCGAGAACGCGAACTGGGAGTGCTGTTCTCGAGCGCCCGTGAGCTCGCCGAACTCCGGGACATCGATGCCCTCCTCGGACGGTTGGTGAGCCGCGCCCACGAGATGATGGGCACCGACGTCACGTACCTGTCGGAGTTCGATCCGGCGACTCGGGAGTTGAACGTCCGCAAGACCGTCGGGTCGGTGACTGCGCAGTTCCAGCACCTGCGTGTGCCGCCTGGAATGGGATTGGCAAGCCAGATCGCGAACTCCCGCTCACCGCAATGGGTTCGCACCTACCAGGACTGGGCCGAGGGGGAGCACGAAACGCGCATCGACGACGCGGTGGCAGGCGAGGGGATCGTGTCCATCCTCGGGGTTCCCATGTTGACCGAAGGTCACGTCTTGGGAGTGCTGTTCGCCGCTACTCGCACCGAACACATCTTCACACCGGAGGAGATCGCCGTGCTGTCCGCGCTCGCCGATCACGCGTCGGTGGTGCTGCAGACTGCCAGCACCCTCGAACGGGTCCGACAGTCCGAGGATGAGGCTCGCGCCGCACTGGACCGGCTGACCGAGTACCTGCGAGTGCGGGACCGGTCCACCGTCGTGCACCAGGAACTGATCGAGGCGCTCCTGGTCGGGGGCGGGTTCGATCAGGTGGCCGGCACCCTTTCCACCGCACTCGGGCGCACGGTCACGATCGTCGACCGAGATCTTCGCCCGGTCTCTGCCCCGCAGTCCACTTCCGCCACCACCCCTCTGGTCCTGCCGTCGAAAGTGCTCCAAGCCGTTACCACCAGCCGCACCACCGGTCATTGTGTGCGCGTCGACGACCCGGAGACGCCGGTCGTAGCCGCCATCACCGCGGGCGAACTCTACTTCGGCGCGGTACTGATCAGCGACGGAGAAGCCGAGCTCGGACCGGTCGACGAGCGCACCATCGAACGCGCCGCGCAGGTGGGCGCACTGCTGGTGCTGCAGCAGAACGCGGTGGCCGACGCAGACCTGCGGGCCCGCGTCGAGTTGGTCGCGGACCTGCTCGACCCGGCACCGGAGCGGCGCCGCGATCTCGAGCGGCGAGCGCGCGCCCAGAACATCGCCCTCGCCGCGCTGGACACCGTCGTTCTCCTCTCCGTCCCCGCAGATGACCGCGCCACGACTGCCCGCGCAGCCACGGGCTTCGTCGGGCAACACGGCCTGGTCGGGGAACACGCCGGCATGGTCGTGGCCGTTCTCACCGCCACCGCCCCGTCCGACCTCGTCACGGACTTGCGTGACTACCTGCGGGAAACGCTGCACGGCCCGGTCCTGGCGATCACGACACCCACGGCGGAGTCGCCGGACGTGCTCCCCGCCCGATTCGAGTCCGGGCTCCGTACCGCTCGCCTGCTGGCTGCGCTCGGTACCACCGACGCCGCGGTCAGCACCGACGCGTATCTGCCGTACGCGCTGCTGTTCGACACCGATGCGCGGACCCTGAATGCGTTCATCGACGAGGCCATCGGTGCGGTGCGCGCCTACGACACCCGCAAAAGCGCTGATCTGCTCGAGACCCTGCGGGCATTCGTACGCAACGAGGCCAGCCCGACCAAAACAGCGCGGGCACTGAATTACCACACCAACACGATTCTGCAGCGTCTTGATCGACTGAAAACGCTCCTCGGCGACGATTGGCGCAGCGACGAGCACCTGTTCCGCATCTCGGCAGCGGTCCGACTGGACGAACTTCGAACACAGTGATGATCGCCCAATAGTTCGCAAGATCTATGTGGTTGTAGTACATACCCGGGTGGCGGCAACCGTCCTAACGTGTGAACCGAAGCACATGACAGGGTTGTCGTCGGGACGCACCACACGTCCGGCCGCCCGTGAGTACGTGGAGGAACCCAGTGCCTGTCAACAGCCGCATCCCCGGTCTGAAGGATTCCAGCGCGCAGCAGCGCCGCAAGGTGGTCGCCGAGCGGACCGGCCTGTCCGACCTGGACGTCGCAGTGTTCGATCCCGAACAGGGACTCGGCGTCGCCCAGGCCGATCACATGATCGAGAACGTCGTCGGGGTCATGGCGATCCCGGTGGGTGTCGCCACCAACTTCACGGTCAACGGGCGTGACTACCTCGTGCCGATGGCCACCGAGGAGCCGTCCGTGGTGGCCGCGGCCAGCAACGCCGCCCGGATGGCGCGGGTGCACGGCGGCTTCCACACCTCGAGCACCGATCCGGTGATGCAGGCCCAGATCCAGATCCTCGACTGCCCCGACCCCGAGGCCGCCCGGCTGCGGGTGCTCGGGGCCCGCACGGAGATCCTTGAACTGGCCAACGCGCAGGACCCGATGCTGGTGCGGTTCGGCGGCGGCGCCCGCGACCTCACCGTCCGACTCGTCCCGACGCGGACCGGCGTGCACGTCGTCGCGCACGTCCACGTTGACGTGCGAGATGCCATGGGCGCCAACGCCGTCAACACCATGGCCGAGGCCATCGCACCGCGGCTCGCCGAGATCTCCGGCGGCCGAACCCTGCTGCGGATCCTGACCAACAAGGCCGACCTGCGCATTACCCGGGCCCGGGCCGTGTTCGACAAGGAGCTGCTCGGCGGCGACGAGGTGGTCGACAACATCGTGCACGCCTCCGCGCTCGCCGAATCCGACCCCTACCGCGCCGCGACCCACAACAAGGGCATCATGAACGGCATCACCGCCGCGGTGCTCGCCACCGGCAACGACACCCGCGCCGTCGAGGCCGGCTGCCACTCACATGCGATCGCCGCCGACGGCCGGTACACCGCGCTCTCGCACTTCGAGAAGACCACGGACGGTCACCTCGCCGGCACCCTCGAGGTGCCGATGGCCGTGGGGCTCGTCGGTGGCGCCACCAAGGTCCACCCCGTCGCGCAGGCGGCGGTGAAGATGCTCGGCGTCTCCACCGCCTCGGAGCTGGCGGACGTGATCGTCGCGGTGGGACTCGCGCAGAACCTGGGCGCCTGCCGCGCCCTGGCCGCCGAGGGCATCCAGCGCGGCCACATGAGCCTGCATGCCCGCACCAT
This genomic interval carries:
- a CDS encoding helix-turn-helix domain-containing protein, which codes for MDSRTKPGALGILVDAVVGNVALDSPEMGAVFERLRIHAPERAAFTEKVRRHQGELTRLQRRERELGVLFSSARELAELRDIDALLGRLVSRAHEMMGTDVTYLSEFDPATRELNVRKTVGSVTAQFQHLRVPPGMGLASQIANSRSPQWVRTYQDWAEGEHETRIDDAVAGEGIVSILGVPMLTEGHVLGVLFAATRTEHIFTPEEIAVLSALADHASVVLQTASTLERVRQSEDEARAALDRLTEYLRVRDRSTVVHQELIEALLVGGGFDQVAGTLSTALGRTVTIVDRDLRPVSAPQSTSATTPLVLPSKVLQAVTTSRTTGHCVRVDDPETPVVAAITAGELYFGAVLISDGEAELGPVDERTIERAAQVGALLVLQQNAVADADLRARVELVADLLDPAPERRRDLERRARAQNIALAALDTVVLLSVPADDRATTARAATGFVGQHGLVGEHAGMVVAVLTATAPSDLVTDLRDYLRETLHGPVLAITTPTAESPDVLPARFESGLRTARLLAALGTTDAAVSTDAYLPYALLFDTDARTLNAFIDEAIGAVRAYDTRKSADLLETLRAFVRNEASPTKTARALNYHTNTILQRLDRLKTLLGDDWRSDEHLFRISAAVRLDELRTQ
- a CDS encoding MaoC family dehydratase: MSGFADATDDHQWIHVDVERANAESPFGGPIAHGYLTLSLLSAMVLQVLNVRQTSMAVNYGLNNVRFPAPVPVGSKVRLSAELITVEDIGGGIQIVSEQQCTVPRWTSRCA
- a CDS encoding hydantoinase B/oxoprolinase family protein produces the protein MTTTLGANTSLPTYDPVTLEVIRMRLDSIVEEMGIAMIRSSGSPVITEAGDFNTALFTPDGRIYSYSDYVQFHIGSGGVAVRNLVATIGDEQPQPGDAFICNDPHTSGSSHPPDTTVISPVFYKGELIAWAQSQAHLVDVGGMTPGGFAPAALDCYSEAVRIPPGVKVFEAGVPVESTKRLLLNNVRVPVLYWNDVRSLVASNNTGIQRMLEAIDEFGLDTFREYSELSFQLAEQVMRERIAKLPDGRWEAEEWTEHNGHDNDLYRVHCVMTKSDDQITFDFSDSSDQTGGFVNCSYGALLGSLASAIVPILAWNVPFNEGVVAAFDVKTRRGSIVDPVPPAPISNGHLTTGARVSRVVTKLLNESCRLSEDEIIRNRTQGVWADSWTGGISAGNTDDGHYTVLFNMDGGAVGAGAQPESDGLDCAGMMTQVNNMLPDVEMNEMLYPVHYLWKRLSLSSGGHGRTRGGLGAEFAWTLRGANEVVQTVFSPTAQVPADGFGGGLPGGGSGHEIWRSTNANSLIDEGMVPTDANLVAGEQQLLDINHTGLTVHQGDVFVQWCAGGGGYGDPLLRSAATVAQDVRDRYITAAAAQDVYGVSLDTDGNVDETATSTRRAQMRAARIGATPSRSVSDDLVSGPVSPARNGSFWECPSCNGNLGSEESWRDECHARTSIAAESMEALGVRIRHRKNEIGTVHLEELYCPHCGTQLDARIKVEGVTQPKNGD
- a CDS encoding CaiB/BaiF CoA transferase family protein, with the translated sequence MSTPDALLTDEAGNGALSGVVVLDVSRVVAGPYCSQMLADLGATVIKVENPRDPDYTRTFPPFLRHEDEEISAFYAQYNRGKLGITVDLAVPEGKQVLKDLVAKADILVENFRPGTMDKLGLGYSVLREVNPRLVYTAISGYGQTGPLSRRPAYDNTAQAAGGLWSMNGEPDRPASRVGTIIGDLSATMFGVIGTLAALRHAERHGVGQMVDVAQVDSVVAMTETAVVNYTVAGEVAGRLGNEHPFVRPYELFPCKDGDVFFGGYTDKFWTITCEMFNEPEAATDPDINTMAKRFDRDTYERRVRPLLHKWFADRTRGELEDMAGEKVPLTAIKTIDEVVADEQTAARDMIVDVDYDKFGQLRMFGQPIKLGVTPATPARRANRVGEHTDPVLQALAGYSLEHIEDLRSAGAL
- a CDS encoding hydroxymethylglutaryl-CoA reductase, degradative, with translation MPVNSRIPGLKDSSAQQRRKVVAERTGLSDLDVAVFDPEQGLGVAQADHMIENVVGVMAIPVGVATNFTVNGRDYLVPMATEEPSVVAAASNAARMARVHGGFHTSSTDPVMQAQIQILDCPDPEAARLRVLGARTEILELANAQDPMLVRFGGGARDLTVRLVPTRTGVHVVAHVHVDVRDAMGANAVNTMAEAIAPRLAEISGGRTLLRILTNKADLRITRARAVFDKELLGGDEVVDNIVHASALAESDPYRAATHNKGIMNGITAAVLATGNDTRAVEAGCHSHAIAADGRYTALSHFEKTTDGHLAGTLEVPMAVGLVGGATKVHPVAQAAVKMLGVSTASELADVIVAVGLAQNLGACRALAAEGIQRGHMSLHARTIAASAGATGDELDVVVKRLIDDQRIRVEHAEKVLADLRSGH
- a CDS encoding enoyl-CoA hydratase/isomerase family protein, which gives rise to MSVTYEKHGPTALITLNRPDKLNALTLKMYDELAEAFESARCDDGVATVVLTGAGDRAFCVGADLSESIPALAEGHFDISHWDGAHQKHTRLFKPVICAINGLALGGGFEIMLSTDLRVASRTAQFALPEVGIGVVPAGGTLARLTRQIGYAHAMELLLLGDRVDAATAHRMGLVNLVVEPDEVLDAAMRWADRLATLSGNALEVVKRSVLQLGDMPLEAAFHAEALYGQQAFDSADARAGLAAFAKREAPRFPSRGHRR
- a CDS encoding hydantoinase/oxoprolinase family protein, which translates into the protein MQIHVGIDVGGTFTDAVAIADGRTVRGKAFSTRDVTTGILNALTVLRERLGLSEPDFYAQITRFALGNTIVTNAVDEYKFAPVGLLTTAGFRDTLRISRSARGSERDPHELHARADILPRSNIYEIAERVDSQGTVVAPIKEDDIAAAVDELLATGVEAIAVCFLWSFRNPIHEQAVASYLDKHHPDLPYSTSSDLTPVYREYERMITTTLDSAVKPIVSSHFGHLAADLEARGLQCRVQIMQVHGGFLSVEETNKAPIAMFNSGPVGGVTGARLLGSQLDRDKILTADMGGTSLDAAAIVDGKFRVSPRAQVGEWPTSLTAVDIESIGAGGGSIAWVDERQLLRVGPHSAGSTPGPACYGLGGVKPTVTDATLTMGLLNPDYYLGGTVELDTSRSSAAIDAEVGAPLQLTTDQAAHGIYRLTVSQMANALRKITVNRGHDPREFSMVAFGGACGLFAAAIAAEAGVHEVIVPRNAAVFSAYGLMHADSVYSIVQTTPWDFAMPATQLERAFAALEDRAQAWFEAEGIAEDRRELYREADMKFSGQIFEVTTKLPAEAFTEGDKDVLRQRFIEDYEAEFGLGTAWTEAEIVLMNARVRAIGVSEILEAQASKNDGVHSLHSREIVDPTTGERITVDVHRNATTLTEPFHGPCILEEPDTTIFIPQGAVVENGADHLLIRLASN